From the genome of Longimicrobiales bacterium, one region includes:
- a CDS encoding alpha/beta hydrolase, with the protein MCHPHPLHGGTMHTKAVYRAAQGFNDAGLITLRFNFRGVGTSTGSHDEGIGEQEDSVAALDWLEKEYPHLPLVMGGFSFGSMVGLTVGADDPRVVALLGMGLPVDLDVRYDFDYLAHAGKPVLVVQGENDEFGSGEQVAAAMAPLGSHITLVRIPGTGHYFADRLDELRGAVCGYYESGPGVRHLVAV; encoded by the coding sequence GTGTGTCATCCACACCCTTTGCATGGCGGGACGATGCATACGAAGGCGGTGTATCGTGCCGCTCAGGGTTTCAATGATGCTGGTTTGATAACCCTTCGATTCAACTTCCGCGGGGTCGGGACCAGCACGGGTAGCCATGACGAGGGAATCGGTGAGCAGGAGGACTCCGTTGCTGCGCTCGACTGGCTGGAGAAGGAGTATCCCCATTTGCCCTTGGTTATGGGTGGCTTTTCCTTCGGATCAATGGTCGGGCTCACTGTTGGAGCCGATGACCCACGGGTCGTGGCTTTGCTGGGTATGGGGCTCCCGGTCGACCTCGATGTCCGGTACGATTTCGACTACCTGGCCCATGCAGGAAAACCGGTGCTTGTCGTACAGGGAGAGAACGATGAGTTCGGGTCGGGTGAGCAAGTGGCCGCTGCGATGGCTCCTCTCGGCAGCCACATTACGCTGGTGCGCATTCCGGGTACCGGTCATTATTTCGCCGACAGACTCGACGAGCTTCGGGGGGCTGTCTGTGGCTACTATGAATCCGGTCCCGGGGTACGACATCTCGTCGCGGTGTAA
- a CDS encoding HD domain-containing protein, with protein MTTEGYPSDPAGTGNSSGLPCDIASRFADRLEITAPIKHNPKLQAVLDIVNADDDLYGLWIAANVNAVERLNMTDHGPVHVKLVMNMALRLLRLLMDSGVESGVSRNYGMSTQDAEVVVALAALLHDVGISIHRADHESFSLFVAQGKLQEILPAVYDARESTIIRAEILHAIIAHRSGGSPLTLEAGVVRIADALDMAKGRSRIPFEAGSLSIHSVSAAAVESVSIEKGEELPVRVTVELSNSAGLFQLDQLLRNKMEGSGLESRIEIQAKLGEEEKRLLTDFRL; from the coding sequence TTGACTACTGAGGGATATCCCTCGGATCCGGCTGGGACCGGGAATTCGAGCGGGCTGCCATGTGATATCGCGTCTCGGTTTGCGGATCGTCTCGAGATCACCGCTCCGATCAAGCACAATCCGAAGCTGCAGGCCGTGCTCGACATCGTGAATGCCGATGACGATCTCTACGGGCTCTGGATTGCGGCTAATGTGAACGCAGTGGAGCGGCTCAATATGACCGATCACGGGCCGGTTCATGTCAAGCTTGTCATGAACATGGCTCTGCGCCTGCTCAGACTTCTCATGGATTCGGGAGTGGAGTCGGGTGTCAGCCGGAATTACGGCATGTCGACGCAGGACGCTGAGGTAGTGGTGGCACTGGCGGCGCTGCTGCATGATGTGGGCATCTCGATTCATCGTGCGGATCACGAGTCGTTTTCACTTTTCGTCGCCCAGGGCAAGCTTCAAGAAATCTTACCCGCGGTCTATGACGCCCGTGAGAGCACGATCATTCGGGCAGAGATCCTCCACGCGATCATTGCCCATCGTTCTGGTGGAAGTCCGCTTACGCTGGAGGCCGGTGTGGTGCGCATTGCCGACGCCCTCGACATGGCAAAGGGGCGCTCCCGAATCCCCTTTGAAGCCGGGTCGCTCTCGATCCATTCGGTATCCGCCGCAGCGGTTGAATCCGTGAGCATCGAGAAGGGCGAAGAACTCCCCGTCCGGGTGACTGTGGAGTTGTCGAACTCCGCCGGGCTCTTTCAGCTCGATCAGCTTTTGCGCAACAAGATGGAGGGTAGCGGTCTGGAGAGCCGGATCGAGATTCAGGCGAAGCTGGGTGAAGAAGAGAAGAGATTGCTTACAGACTTCCGGCTTTAG
- a CDS encoding thioredoxin domain-containing protein, whose protein sequence is MRLTSFPVLLLAAGLVISGCSEEAGKDGTSDLSRSMLSEPPGDGLSTPIASAPTSGPGEEPLVQVTSLGINRGSLEAPVKVVEMSDYGCGYCRQFHQETFPTLLTEFIDSGMVEWKFVPYITGMFGNSLPATSAAECTYVQQEAAFERLNSRLWNEQSVWKGSDEPAEVIRPWVEELGIDMVVFDACIQGDERLDRIASATTLARQLGVRGTPTFVVLGYGPLQGALPLETFQDLLAAVHTDLTGTPGIPE, encoded by the coding sequence ATGAGGCTCACTTCTTTCCCGGTTCTGCTCCTCGCTGCTGGACTGGTGATTTCCGGTTGTTCTGAAGAGGCTGGTAAGGACGGCACCAGCGATCTCAGCAGAAGCATGCTGTCGGAGCCGCCCGGTGACGGCCTTTCGACACCCATCGCGAGCGCACCCACCAGCGGGCCGGGCGAAGAGCCCTTGGTCCAGGTGACTTCTCTCGGGATCAATCGAGGATCGCTCGAGGCGCCGGTAAAAGTGGTCGAGATGTCCGACTATGGGTGCGGATATTGCCGGCAGTTTCATCAGGAGACCTTTCCCACCCTCCTTACGGAATTCATCGACAGCGGGATGGTCGAGTGGAAATTCGTACCCTACATAACTGGGATGTTTGGGAACTCACTCCCTGCGACATCGGCGGCCGAGTGCACCTATGTCCAGCAGGAAGCCGCATTTGAGCGGCTAAACTCCCGACTCTGGAACGAGCAGAGTGTCTGGAAGGGCTCCGACGAGCCAGCTGAAGTGATCCGGCCTTGGGTCGAGGAACTTGGTATCGACATGGTGGTTTTCGATGCCTGTATTCAGGGGGACGAGCGGCTTGATCGGATAGCATCAGCTACCACCCTCGCTCGCCAACTCGGGGTTCGGGGCACTCCAACGTTCGTGGTCCTTGGGTATGGGCCACTCCAGGGTGCGCTTCCATTGGAGACCTTCCAAGATCTCTTGGCTGCAGTCCACACCGATCTCACGGGAACCCCAGGTATTCCTGAATAG
- a CDS encoding DUF1499 domain-containing protein: MSSCWGGPPDNLGERSENLASCPGTPNCVHTGMGYPDGTERMQIRDSVLRRDVMSELRAAAEAIPRSRIVTETQHYLHVEVRSKVFRFVDDVELLLAPDHELIVRSASRVGRGDFGVNAARVAELRQLLDEAGLLR; the protein is encoded by the coding sequence ATGAGCAGTTGTTGGGGTGGCCCCCCGGACAATCTTGGGGAGCGCTCGGAAAATCTCGCCTCTTGCCCGGGCACGCCAAACTGTGTTCATACCGGGATGGGCTATCCGGACGGCACGGAGCGGATGCAGATCAGAGACAGCGTCCTGCGCCGGGACGTGATGTCTGAGCTAAGGGCTGCGGCCGAAGCGATTCCGCGTTCCCGCATTGTCACCGAAACCCAACACTACCTGCACGTGGAAGTCCGTAGTAAGGTCTTCCGTTTTGTCGATGACGTGGAGCTGTTGCTGGCACCGGACCACGAGTTGATCGTTCGTTCGGCGTCCCGCGTCGGAAGGGGAGACTTCGGAGTGAACGCGGCTCGCGTGGCGGAGCTGCGACAGCTTCTCGACGAAGCGGGCCTGCTCCGCTAG
- a CDS encoding carboxypeptidase regulatory-like domain-containing protein — MMRASESQRVTSRVASFVLLAVTLALAPLSEVQGQGTATVRGVVFDSTSMSTLAGARVAVLGTTALGDTDPNGTFVVGEVPAGTHWVSFFHDRLQQLGVSPQSRQVTFSSGQTVDITLSIPSNETLLLGWCLAEQPAPGYAAIAGFVTDSLTGVPMPRAIVVAEPMGRVVGLQAVEVRTDDAGYFRICSVRPQVDMKLQAHFGPSSGVSLEVYLEPGTASVQDLVLMMSSEGTLAGYVRDHITGDPVAGAVIAVMGTPSSTLSDLTGRFVLDDLPPGRHLVTTDHLAFEERTDSVTVFSQETVDIEVRMATEALEVEGLVVTARTRFGRTSLAGDAKRSDFISREEIELMLPRVVATADLLRSMNTPGLRIREVYEVDQITGVMLPTLCVEVSRRSAGEGCVPAAVALNNVVVLSGAELLRTLDPNVIDRIEILSPVDAQFQFGSVAGNGAIAIYTR; from the coding sequence CCAGCTTCGTTCTGCTTGCGGTCACGTTGGCGCTTGCCCCCCTGTCAGAGGTGCAGGGCCAGGGGACCGCGACCGTGCGCGGCGTCGTGTTCGATTCGACGTCGATGTCCACGCTTGCAGGTGCTCGTGTCGCGGTGCTGGGTACGACTGCACTGGGCGACACCGACCCGAACGGAACTTTCGTAGTCGGGGAGGTGCCGGCTGGCACCCATTGGGTGTCCTTCTTTCACGATCGACTCCAGCAGCTCGGAGTTAGTCCGCAGTCTCGCCAGGTGACCTTCTCATCGGGACAAACGGTCGACATCACCCTCTCGATCCCCTCGAATGAGACCCTGCTCCTTGGCTGGTGCCTAGCGGAACAGCCTGCGCCAGGGTATGCCGCCATCGCCGGCTTTGTGACCGACTCGCTCACGGGTGTGCCCATGCCGCGAGCGATCGTGGTTGCGGAGCCGATGGGGCGTGTGGTGGGACTGCAGGCGGTTGAAGTACGTACCGATGACGCAGGGTACTTCCGGATTTGCTCGGTGCGCCCCCAGGTCGACATGAAGCTTCAGGCGCACTTCGGACCGAGTTCCGGCGTCAGCCTGGAGGTCTATCTCGAGCCGGGCACGGCATCCGTTCAAGATCTGGTGCTCATGATGTCGTCCGAGGGTACTCTGGCCGGCTACGTGCGTGACCATATCACGGGTGATCCGGTTGCGGGCGCCGTCATAGCTGTCATGGGAACGCCGAGTTCGACGCTTTCAGATCTGACGGGTCGGTTCGTTCTAGATGATCTTCCGCCGGGGCGTCACTTGGTAACGACAGACCATTTGGCCTTCGAAGAGCGCACTGATTCCGTAACGGTCTTCTCGCAGGAGACCGTCGATATCGAGGTGCGCATGGCCACTGAGGCTCTTGAGGTCGAGGGTCTGGTGGTGACTGCGCGCACACGCTTCGGCCGCACCAGCCTTGCTGGAGATGCGAAGCGTTCCGACTTCATTTCACGTGAAGAAATAGAACTTATGCTGCCGCGAGTCGTCGCCACTGCGGATTTGTTGCGGAGCATGAACACTCCTGGTCTGCGAATTCGTGAGGTGTATGAGGTCGACCAAATCACGGGCGTGATGCTTCCGACTCTGTGTGTCGAGGTCTCACGTCGATCTGCTGGCGAAGGCTGTGTGCCTGCGGCGGTCGCATTGAACAATGTTGTGGTGCTATCGGGGGCTGAGCTGCTCCGCACTCTCGACCCCAACGTCATCGACCGAATCGAGATCCTGAGTCCCGTCGATGCACAGTTCCAGTTTGGATCAGTTGCTGGGAACGGCGCGATTGCGATCTACACGCGTTGA